The following proteins are co-located in the Eleginops maclovinus isolate JMC-PN-2008 ecotype Puerto Natales chromosome 23, JC_Emac_rtc_rv5, whole genome shotgun sequence genome:
- the selenoh gene encoding selenoprotein H produces the protein MASESGRRGTKRRAEVQLEEEPPTVEEKDGGEGEDPGRRVVIEHCKSURVYGRNAEEVKSALLAAHPDLTVVSNPEKPRRNSFEITLQDGGKATSLWTGIKKGPPRKLKFPKTDVVVAALQDALKAE, from the exons ATGGCGTCTGAATCAG GTCGCAGAGGGACGAAACGCAGGGCGGAGgtccagctggaggaggagccgCCAACCGTGGAGGAGAAGGacggaggagagggggaggaccCAGGCAGGAGGGTAGTCATTGAACACTG CAAGAGCTGACGAGTGTATGGGCGTAATGCTGAGGAGGTGAAATCTGCCCTCCTGGCTGCCCACCCTGATCTGACTGTGGTCTCCAACCCTGAGAAACCTCGCAGGAACAGCTTCGAGATCACTCTGCAGGATGGAGGCAAAG CAACATCTCTGTGGACTGGAATAAAGAAGGGTCCACCTCGAAAGCTCAAGTTTCCAAAAACTGATGTTGTGGTTGCTGCTCTTCAGGACGCTCTGAAGGCTGAGTAG